In Vogesella indigofera, a single window of DNA contains:
- a CDS encoding N-acetyl sugar amidotransferase, producing MKICVQCLMDESDPDISFTGNGICNHCLRYEKIKATRLIQDENRDEKLSALIEEIKAAGKGKPYDCIIGISGGVDSTYVAWLVKKYGLRPLAVHLDNGWNSELAVANIQKTLQKLDIDLYTHVIDWEEFRDLQLSFLKASTPDGEVPTDHAIFTLLYKMANKYGLKHVITGTNVVTEAILPEKWGYGYFDWRYIKDVHKRFGKSRLTTYPHFSLAKLGYYMFARKIRMVSILNYVEYGKTEAMRVLQDELDWVYYGGKHYESIYTRFYQAYILPRKFNIDKRKAHYSNLICSGQLSREQALELMQEPVYPENLLQEDRTYVIKKLQIRETEFESIMSAPTLTFENYNTSHALFERAKKIVNTTRRYIG from the coding sequence ATGAAAATATGCGTACAATGCTTAATGGACGAGTCCGATCCCGACATTTCCTTTACCGGAAATGGAATCTGCAATCACTGCCTTCGCTATGAAAAAATCAAGGCAACACGGCTGATCCAGGATGAAAATCGGGATGAAAAGCTATCCGCACTTATTGAAGAAATAAAGGCTGCAGGCAAAGGAAAGCCTTACGACTGCATCATCGGCATCAGCGGTGGAGTCGATAGCACATATGTTGCCTGGCTGGTAAAGAAATACGGGCTGCGTCCGCTGGCAGTTCACTTGGACAATGGCTGGAATTCCGAGCTTGCGGTCGCCAACATCCAAAAGACCCTGCAGAAACTGGACATCGATCTATACACCCACGTCATCGACTGGGAAGAGTTTCGCGATCTGCAGCTTTCATTCCTGAAGGCCTCCACCCCTGATGGTGAAGTGCCAACCGATCACGCCATATTCACCCTATTGTACAAAATGGCCAACAAATACGGCTTGAAGCATGTCATTACCGGCACCAATGTGGTAACCGAAGCTATCCTGCCGGAAAAATGGGGCTACGGCTATTTTGATTGGCGTTATATCAAGGATGTGCACAAGCGTTTTGGCAAGTCCAGATTGACAACTTACCCGCACTTCTCCTTGGCAAAGCTTGGCTATTACATGTTTGCTCGAAAGATTCGCATGGTTTCCATCCTGAACTATGTCGAATATGGGAAAACCGAAGCCATGCGCGTACTGCAAGATGAGCTGGACTGGGTTTATTATGGCGGCAAGCACTACGAATCGATCTATACGCGCTTCTACCAAGCGTACATCCTGCCCCGCAAGTTCAATATCGACAAGCGCAAGGCCCATTACTCCAACCTGATTTGTTCCGGTCAATTGAGCCGGGAGCAGGCGCTTGAATTGATGCAGGAGCCGGTATACCCGGAAAACCTGCTGCAAGAAGACAGGACCTACGTCATCAAGAAACTGCAGATCCGTGAAACGGAATTCGAAAGCATTATGTCGGCACCGACACTGACATTCGAGAACTACAACACCAGCCACGCCCTTTTCGAGCGGGCCAAGAAGATTGTCAATACTACTCGCAGATATATCGGATGA
- the wecB gene encoding non-hydrolyzing UDP-N-acetylglucosamine 2-epimerase: MKKLKVMSVVGTRPEIIRLSRVLAALDEHCEHVLVHTGQNYDYELNQVFFDDLGIRKPDHFLNSAEGSSGAAHTIGNLIIAVDRVLASEQPDAMLVLGDTNSCLSVIPAKRRKIPIFHMEAGNRCFDLRVPEETNRRIVDHTADINLTYSTIARDYLLREGLPPDQVIKTGSPMYEVLHHYLPQIQSSDILQRLQLQEQEQAYFVVSAHREENIESGLAFSRLVEVLNAVAEDHELPVIVSTHPRTQKRVDATGASFHPRVRLLKPLGFHDYVRLQMSAKAVLSDSGTINEESSILNFPALNLREAHERPEGMEEAAVMMVGLATERVRQGLAILDSQLRGTERNLRLVADYSMPNVADKVVRIIHSYTDYVNRVVWKQY, encoded by the coding sequence ATGAAAAAACTGAAAGTTATGTCGGTGGTCGGTACCCGACCCGAGATTATCCGGCTATCCCGCGTGTTGGCCGCACTGGATGAGCACTGCGAGCATGTGCTGGTACATACCGGGCAAAACTACGACTACGAATTGAACCAGGTTTTCTTTGACGACCTAGGCATCAGAAAACCGGATCACTTTCTGAATAGTGCAGAAGGCAGTAGCGGCGCCGCCCACACCATCGGCAATCTGATCATTGCCGTTGATCGTGTGCTGGCCAGCGAGCAACCAGATGCCATGCTGGTGCTGGGCGATACCAATAGCTGCCTATCGGTGATCCCCGCCAAGCGGCGCAAGATTCCCATCTTCCACATGGAGGCGGGCAACCGCTGCTTCGACCTGCGTGTGCCGGAAGAAACCAACCGTCGTATCGTGGATCACACCGCCGACATCAACCTCACCTACAGCACCATCGCCCGCGACTATCTGCTACGGGAAGGCCTGCCACCGGACCAGGTAATCAAGACCGGCAGCCCGATGTACGAAGTGCTGCATCACTACCTGCCGCAGATCCAGTCCTCCGACATCCTGCAGCGCCTGCAGCTGCAGGAGCAGGAGCAAGCCTACTTTGTGGTCAGCGCCCACCGCGAGGAGAATATCGAATCCGGACTGGCCTTCTCCAGGCTGGTGGAAGTACTGAATGCCGTGGCCGAGGATCATGAGCTGCCGGTCATCGTTTCAACCCATCCCCGCACCCAGAAACGGGTCGATGCAACCGGCGCCAGTTTCCACCCCCGGGTGCGCCTGCTCAAGCCGCTTGGCTTTCACGACTACGTCAGGCTGCAGATGTCCGCCAAGGCCGTGCTGTCGGACAGTGGCACCATCAATGAAGAATCATCGATCCTGAACTTTCCCGCCCTGAACTTGCGCGAGGCCCACGAGCGCCCGGAGGGGATGGAGGAAGCCGCGGTGATGATGGTCGGGCTAGCCACCGAGCGGGTACGCCAGGGTCTGGCGATACTTGATTCGCAGTTGCGCGGCACCGAGCGCAACCTGCGCCTGGTTGCCGACTACAGCATGCCGAATGTGGCCGACAAGGTAGTGCGCATCATTCATAGTTACACCGACTACGTGAACCGTGTGGTGTGGAAGCAGTACTGA
- a CDS encoding polysaccharide biosynthesis protein, with protein sequence MFTDKTLLITGGTGSFGNAVLRRFLASDLREIRILSRDEKKQDDMRKKYDSPKLKFYIGDVRDYQSVLNAVRGVDFIYHAAALKQVPSCEFHPMEAVKTNVLGTENVLEAAINCGVKRVVCLSTDKAVYPINAMGISKAMMEKVIVAKSRSSNGTVICTTRYGNVMASRGSVIPLFSKQIRAGQPITITDPNMTRFMMTLDDAVDLVLFAFEHGNPGEIFVQKAPAATIETLAKALTGLLGVPAHPINIIGTRHGEKLFEVLLSREEMVAAQDLGGYYRIPPDLRDLNYGKFVEQGEIKISEATEYNSHNTARLDVQGMQALLMKLRFMRATIDGEHVEPEE encoded by the coding sequence ATGTTTACTGATAAAACGCTACTTATTACCGGAGGCACCGGCTCGTTCGGAAATGCCGTACTGCGTCGCTTTCTGGCGTCTGATTTGCGTGAAATTCGTATCCTGAGTCGCGATGAGAAGAAACAGGACGACATGCGCAAGAAGTATGACAGCCCGAAGCTGAAGTTTTATATCGGTGACGTACGAGACTACCAGTCGGTATTGAATGCCGTGCGCGGCGTTGATTTCATTTACCATGCGGCCGCGCTCAAGCAGGTACCTTCCTGCGAGTTTCACCCCATGGAAGCAGTAAAAACCAATGTGCTGGGTACCGAAAACGTGCTGGAAGCGGCCATCAACTGCGGTGTGAAGCGCGTGGTCTGCCTGAGCACCGACAAGGCCGTCTACCCCATCAACGCCATGGGTATCAGCAAGGCGATGATGGAGAAAGTAATCGTAGCCAAATCCCGCTCCAGCAACGGCACCGTAATTTGCACCACCCGCTACGGCAACGTGATGGCATCGCGTGGCTCAGTCATTCCGCTGTTCAGCAAGCAGATTCGCGCCGGACAGCCCATTACCATTACCGATCCGAACATGACCCGCTTCATGATGACGCTGGATGACGCGGTGGATCTGGTGCTGTTTGCATTCGAACATGGCAATCCGGGCGAGATTTTCGTGCAGAAGGCCCCGGCAGCCACCATCGAAACCCTAGCCAAGGCATTGACTGGTCTGCTCGGCGTGCCAGCGCACCCGATCAATATCATCGGCACACGGCATGGCGAGAAGTTGTTCGAGGTGCTACTCAGCCGCGAAGAAATGGTTGCCGCCCAGGACCTGGGGGGCTATTACCGCATTCCACCGGATCTGCGTGACCTGAATTACGGCAAGTTCGTCGAGCAGGGCGAGATCAAGATATCGGAAGCCACCGAGTACAACTCCCACAATACGGCACGCCTGGATGTGCAGGGCATGCAGGCACTGTTGATGAAGCTGCGCTTCATGCGGGCAACCATTGATGGCGAACACGTAGAGCCCGAGGAATAA
- the wbjC gene encoding UDP-2-acetamido-2,6-beta-L-arabino-hexul-4-ose reductase: MKVLITGANGFVGKNLQLHLAERKDVDVVCFTREHDAAQLPALLQGVDFVFHLAGINRPQDPQEFATGNAGLTSQLCAAIRASGRRPPVVYTSSTQAAHDNPYGVSKHAAEDTLFELQRDSGSPVHVFRLPNVFGKWCRPNYNSAVATFCHNIARDLPIQVNDPAASLTLVYIDDVIERFIQLLDGADSAVDVDGFEMLAPRYTTTVGELVQLIQAFRDSRATLLTARVGTGLLRALYSTYVSYLPTERFAYPVPRHGDARGVFVEMLKTPDCGQFSFFTAHPGITRGGHYHHSKTEKFLVIKGQARFKFRHMGTGETFELVTGGEQSEIVETVPGWTHDITNIGTDEMVVMLWANEIFDRARPDTYACPL; the protein is encoded by the coding sequence ATGAAAGTGTTGATTACGGGTGCGAACGGCTTTGTCGGAAAGAATCTGCAGCTGCATCTGGCTGAGCGCAAAGACGTGGATGTGGTCTGCTTCACACGCGAACACGATGCCGCGCAGCTGCCCGCCTTGCTGCAGGGAGTCGACTTTGTCTTCCACCTCGCCGGCATCAATCGACCGCAGGACCCGCAGGAATTTGCCACCGGCAACGCCGGGTTAACCAGCCAGCTGTGTGCTGCAATACGCGCCAGTGGCCGCCGCCCGCCGGTGGTGTACACCTCGTCCACCCAGGCTGCACATGACAACCCGTATGGAGTCAGCAAGCATGCTGCCGAGGATACCTTGTTCGAGTTGCAGCGCGATAGCGGTAGCCCCGTGCATGTGTTCCGTCTGCCCAATGTGTTTGGCAAATGGTGCAGGCCGAATTACAACTCCGCGGTGGCCACCTTCTGCCACAACATCGCCCGCGACCTGCCGATACAGGTCAATGATCCGGCCGCATCGCTGACGCTGGTCTACATCGATGATGTGATCGAGCGCTTCATCCAGCTGCTGGATGGTGCGGACAGCGCCGTGGATGTCGATGGATTCGAGATGCTCGCTCCGCGCTATACCACCACCGTTGGCGAGCTGGTGCAGCTGATCCAGGCATTCCGCGACAGCCGCGCCACGCTGCTCACCGCTCGCGTCGGCACCGGCTTGCTGCGCGCGCTGTATTCCACCTACGTGAGCTACCTGCCAACCGAGCGATTTGCCTACCCGGTACCCCGGCATGGCGATGCGCGCGGCGTATTCGTGGAAATGCTCAAGACGCCGGATTGCGGGCAGTTTTCATTCTTTACCGCCCATCCTGGCATTACGCGCGGCGGTCACTACCACCACAGCAAGACCGAGAAGTTCCTGGTGATCAAGGGGCAAGCACGCTTCAAGTTCCGTCACATGGGTACGGGCGAGACCTTCGAACTCGTCACCGGCGGCGAGCAATCGGAAATCGTCGAGACGGTTCCAGGCTGGACCCACGACATTACCAATATCGGCACGGACGAGATGGTAGTAATGCTGTGGGCCAATGAAATCTTCGATCGCGCCAGGCCGGATACCTATGCCTGCCCGCTGTAA
- a CDS encoding GumC family protein, whose product MSEHNTQQATLQDDEINLMDIAVALVRQKNWLIGCTVSAGTLALVASLLMTPIFTSTARILPPQQQSSGISAALGQLGALAGAAGGLAGIKNPNDLYIGMMQSETVVDKLIKQFKLQERYETNTMVATRKALEGVSKINSGKDGLISVSIDDKDPVFAARLANAYVDELKKLTQTLAVTDAAQRRLFYEKQLTQAKDSLADAEVELKKTQEKTGLLQLDNQVAAIISSAAQLKANIAAKEVQLEAMKSFATTQNPDYLQAKEELIGLKGQLSKMEKGKPSEGDFMVPTGKVPQTGLEYVRKLRDVKYYETMFELLAKQFEMAKLEESRDSSIIQVLDKATPPDWKSKPKRALIVVGGLLGGLFAGILLALVREKLNKSRDAGSNRWQELRNAWQGE is encoded by the coding sequence ATGTCTGAACACAACACGCAACAAGCAACACTGCAAGACGATGAGATCAATCTGATGGACATTGCCGTCGCCCTGGTGCGGCAGAAAAACTGGCTCATCGGTTGCACGGTGAGTGCTGGCACCTTAGCCTTGGTGGCAAGCTTGCTGATGACTCCCATTTTTACCTCTACAGCACGTATTTTACCTCCACAGCAGCAATCTTCTGGTATTAGCGCGGCACTTGGTCAACTTGGTGCTCTGGCGGGTGCTGCAGGTGGTTTGGCTGGTATCAAGAACCCCAATGATTTGTATATTGGCATGATGCAAAGCGAAACGGTGGTCGACAAGTTGATCAAGCAGTTCAAGCTGCAGGAGCGCTATGAAACCAACACAATGGTCGCCACCCGCAAGGCCTTGGAAGGTGTCAGCAAGATCAACAGCGGCAAAGATGGGCTGATCAGTGTCAGCATAGATGACAAAGACCCTGTGTTTGCTGCCCGGCTAGCCAACGCCTATGTAGACGAGTTGAAGAAGCTGACACAGACCCTGGCTGTTACCGATGCCGCCCAGCGCCGGCTGTTTTACGAGAAACAGCTCACGCAAGCCAAAGATAGCCTCGCCGATGCCGAGGTGGAGCTGAAGAAGACACAAGAAAAAACGGGTCTGCTGCAATTGGACAACCAAGTGGCTGCTATTATCAGCAGTGCCGCTCAGCTCAAAGCCAATATCGCCGCAAAAGAAGTGCAACTGGAGGCGATGAAGAGTTTTGCCACCACGCAAAACCCGGATTACTTACAAGCCAAAGAGGAGCTTATTGGCTTGAAGGGTCAGCTGTCCAAGATGGAAAAGGGAAAGCCCAGCGAGGGTGATTTTATGGTGCCCACCGGCAAAGTGCCGCAAACCGGGCTGGAATACGTACGCAAGCTGCGCGACGTCAAGTACTACGAAACCATGTTTGAGCTGCTGGCCAAACAGTTTGAAATGGCCAAGCTGGAAGAGTCCCGCGACAGCTCCATTATCCAAGTGCTGGACAAGGCTACACCTCCGGATTGGAAGTCCAAACCCAAGCGTGCGTTGATAGTCGTTGGGGGGCTGCTTGGTGGCTTGTTTGCAGGGATATTGTTGGCTCTAGTGCGTGAGAAGCTGAATAAGAGTAGGGATGCTGGGAGTAACCGCTGGCAAGAGCTTAGAAATGCTTGGCAAGGCGAATAG
- a CDS encoding glycosyltransferase family 4 protein translates to MKIALIADTFPPLRTSGAVQLRDLSREFARQGHQLTVLLPSAELDGRWQLETLDGVRILRLRAPRTKDIGYVRRTIGEFLMPFSMLRNLRKSPLAHEQWDGVAWYAPSIFHGPLASSLKRSSKCKGYLIIRDIFPEWAVDMGLMGRGLPYRFFAAVARYQYSIADVVGVQTPGNLSYFDSWSRQPGRRIEVLQNWLADAPVGHCSIRLDDSVLAGRKVFVYAGNMGIAQGMTIMLDLAEQLRARTDVGFLFVGRGSDAKTLAADAAARGLDNVLFHDEIHPDEIPGLYAQCSVGLVALDPRHKSHNIPGKFLTYMQSGLPVLANINAGNDLANIIRQEQVGFVCENNSLDTLQQLAMTLLQALDGEEPFKERCRALYARLFSPETAVSQIVAALNGGQRK, encoded by the coding sequence ATGAAAATCGCCCTCATCGCCGATACCTTCCCCCCGCTGCGCACCTCCGGGGCGGTACAGCTGCGCGATCTGTCGCGCGAATTCGCGCGCCAGGGCCACCAGCTGACGGTGCTGCTGCCATCGGCCGAGCTGGACGGTCGCTGGCAGCTGGAAACGCTGGATGGCGTGCGGATATTGCGCCTGCGCGCGCCGCGCACCAAGGATATCGGCTATGTACGCCGCACCATCGGCGAATTTCTGATGCCGTTCTCCATGCTGCGCAATCTGCGCAAGAGCCCGCTCGCCCACGAGCAGTGGGATGGCGTGGCATGGTACGCCCCCTCCATATTCCACGGCCCGCTTGCCAGCTCGCTCAAGCGATCGAGCAAGTGCAAGGGCTACCTGATCATTCGCGACATCTTTCCCGAATGGGCGGTGGACATGGGGCTGATGGGGCGGGGCCTGCCCTATCGGTTCTTTGCGGCTGTGGCCCGCTATCAGTACTCGATTGCCGATGTGGTTGGCGTGCAGACGCCCGGCAACCTGTCCTACTTTGACAGCTGGTCACGGCAGCCGGGGCGCCGTATCGAAGTGCTGCAGAACTGGCTGGCGGATGCCCCGGTCGGGCACTGTTCGATCAGGCTGGACGATAGCGTGCTGGCCGGACGGAAGGTCTTTGTCTATGCCGGCAATATGGGCATCGCGCAAGGCATGACCATCATGCTGGATCTGGCGGAACAACTGCGGGCACGCACGGACGTAGGCTTCCTGTTTGTCGGTCGTGGTAGCGATGCCAAAACCCTTGCCGCCGATGCTGCGGCACGTGGCCTGGATAATGTGCTGTTCCATGATGAAATTCATCCGGACGAAATTCCCGGCCTGTATGCGCAATGCAGTGTCGGACTCGTGGCACTGGATCCCCGGCATAAATCACATAATATCCCGGGCAAATTTCTGACCTATATGCAGAGCGGGCTCCCCGTACTGGCAAATATCAACGCCGGCAACGACCTCGCCAACATTATTCGCCAGGAACAGGTTGGATTTGTGTGCGAAAACAATTCGCTGGATACCCTGCAACAGCTTGCCATGACATTACTGCAAGCGCTGGATGGCGAGGAGCCATTCAAGGAACGCTGCCGTGCGCTGTATGCCCGGCTGTTTTCCCCGGAGACGGCAGTATCGCAAATCGTTGCGGCACTCAACGGTGGCCAGAGGAAATAA
- the hisH gene encoding imidazole glycerol phosphate synthase subunit HisH: MVVIIDYGVGNLGSIQNMLRKVGCQAITSSDPDVIMNAPKLLLPGVGAFDAGMQCLTERGLKPVLNDYVISRKKPVLGICLGMQLMTASSDEGSIPGLGWIDAQVKRIRPSDRSLKVPHMGWNQVRQVKDDPLLTNLDTGSRFYFVHSYHVECNNQEDVLLTTSYGGEFHSAFRHDNIWGFQFHPEKSHKFGMQLLKNFAELA; this comes from the coding sequence ATGGTAGTCATCATTGATTATGGCGTAGGGAATCTTGGCTCCATCCAGAATATGCTGCGCAAAGTTGGATGCCAAGCCATAACCTCCAGCGACCCGGATGTGATCATGAATGCCCCCAAGCTGTTACTACCGGGGGTAGGCGCTTTCGATGCGGGCATGCAGTGCCTAACTGAGCGTGGCCTCAAACCCGTACTTAATGATTATGTCATTTCTCGCAAAAAACCGGTGCTGGGCATTTGCTTGGGCATGCAGCTCATGACGGCATCGAGCGACGAGGGCAGCATTCCTGGCCTTGGCTGGATTGATGCTCAGGTCAAAAGAATCAGACCTAGCGACCGCTCGCTCAAGGTACCCCACATGGGCTGGAACCAGGTCAGACAGGTCAAGGATGACCCACTGCTGACAAACCTGGACACCGGCTCCCGCTTCTACTTTGTTCACTCCTACCATGTTGAATGCAACAATCAGGAAGACGTCTTGCTGACCACCAGCTATGGCGGCGAGTTTCATAGCGCCTTTCGGCATGACAACATTTGGGGCTTCCAGTTTCATCCGGAGAAGAGCCACAAATTCGGCATGCAGCTATTAAAGAACTTTGCGGAGCTTGCGTAG
- a CDS encoding AglZ/HisF2 family acetamidino modification protein: MLQNRIIPCLLLKGQGLVKTTKFKDPKYVGDPINAIKIFNDKEVDELILLDISATREKRKPNFQLIEEVASECFMPLAYGGGIHTLEDARRILKSGVEKVIFNTAAWKSPEVIRQAVNEFGSQAVVVSIDVKRKLLGRYEVFVECASTGTGQTPVDFAKQMQELGVGELFLNAIDRDGTMTGYDLELISKTLHSVDIPVIVAGGAGSIADFKAAANVGAKAMAAGAMFVFHGPHRAVLITYPTSISEDIC, encoded by the coding sequence ATGTTGCAGAATCGAATCATTCCCTGCCTTCTGTTGAAAGGCCAAGGTCTGGTCAAGACCACGAAATTCAAAGACCCCAAATATGTTGGCGATCCGATCAATGCCATCAAGATCTTCAACGACAAGGAAGTCGATGAGCTGATCCTGCTCGACATCAGCGCCACCAGGGAAAAGCGCAAACCCAATTTTCAGCTGATCGAAGAGGTGGCCAGCGAATGCTTCATGCCGCTTGCCTACGGAGGTGGCATTCATACGCTGGAGGATGCCCGGCGTATTCTGAAATCCGGGGTAGAGAAAGTCATTTTCAATACCGCCGCTTGGAAAAGTCCGGAAGTTATCAGACAAGCCGTCAACGAATTCGGCTCCCAGGCCGTAGTAGTTTCGATTGATGTCAAACGCAAACTGCTGGGGCGCTATGAGGTATTCGTGGAATGTGCCAGCACTGGCACCGGACAGACGCCCGTTGATTTTGCCAAGCAGATGCAGGAGTTGGGGGTGGGTGAACTGTTCCTGAATGCCATCGATCGTGACGGCACGATGACTGGCTACGATCTGGAGCTGATCAGCAAAACGCTGCACAGCGTCGATATTCCCGTAATCGTTGCCGGTGGCGCTGGTAGCATTGCCGACTTCAAGGCTGCGGCCAACGTTGGAGCCAAGGCAATGGCCGCGGGTGCCATGTTTGTCTTTCATGGACCGCATCGCGCTGTCCTGATTACCTATCCCACTTCGATCTCAGAAGACATATGCTAA
- a CDS encoding glycosyltransferase family 4 protein, protein MKPLKVLCLHFTGAFGGASRSLFEALSEMPADAVRPLFITQQGTVSDFFGKLGPVVAAKGLTQFDNTRYSHYRGTRWLVLLREIAYLPYTIKALRQARAQFGSVDLIHVNEFTGLLTLWLAKRFFNTPALVHVRSVARNDPASWRTKLVNRLFQRLAAGIVAIDQNVRASLPPDMPVSIIHNSFRVKEQADTSAVSNALTKLSATSFKVGFVGNLLKVKGIQELLQAALLLKNKGLDVEFIVVGDDARPSKGLKASLVKALGLQQNSRAEVEQFLDQHALRPTFHLLGFTSNIGQVYKHVDVLCFPSHYDAPGRPIFEAAFYGVPSIVAVKNPFSDTLIHGETGLAISPKSAEEIASAIEYLLNDRENCKVMGSAAKALAHQNFDVANNSRELLSMYRSIAGKHD, encoded by the coding sequence ATGAAACCACTCAAGGTGTTATGCCTGCATTTTACTGGTGCATTCGGCGGGGCATCGCGCAGCTTGTTCGAGGCACTGTCCGAAATGCCAGCCGATGCAGTTCGCCCGCTGTTCATCACCCAGCAAGGCACTGTCTCGGACTTTTTCGGCAAACTGGGGCCGGTAGTTGCGGCCAAGGGTCTGACACAGTTCGACAATACCCGCTACAGCCACTACAGGGGCACCAGATGGCTGGTCTTGCTGCGTGAGATCGCCTACCTGCCCTATACCATCAAGGCTCTGCGGCAGGCGCGCGCGCAATTCGGCAGCGTGGATCTTATTCATGTCAACGAGTTCACCGGCCTGCTGACGCTGTGGCTGGCCAAGCGTTTTTTCAATACGCCCGCACTGGTTCATGTGCGCTCGGTAGCCAGGAACGACCCAGCTTCCTGGCGCACTAAACTGGTCAACCGCCTGTTCCAGCGCCTGGCGGCAGGCATTGTGGCCATCGATCAGAACGTGCGCGCCTCGCTGCCACCGGACATGCCGGTCAGCATTATTCACAATTCTTTCCGCGTAAAAGAGCAAGCGGACACCTCGGCGGTGTCCAATGCCCTGACCAAGCTTTCTGCTACGTCGTTCAAAGTGGGCTTTGTCGGTAACCTGCTGAAGGTAAAGGGTATTCAGGAGCTGCTGCAAGCCGCACTGCTGCTGAAGAATAAAGGGCTGGACGTGGAGTTCATCGTGGTAGGCGACGATGCCAGGCCATCAAAGGGGCTCAAGGCCAGCCTGGTGAAAGCGCTGGGCCTGCAGCAGAATTCGCGCGCGGAAGTGGAGCAGTTTCTGGATCAGCACGCCTTGCGGCCAACCTTTCACCTGCTGGGCTTCACATCGAATATCGGCCAGGTCTACAAGCACGTGGACGTACTTTGCTTCCCCTCGCATTACGATGCCCCCGGCCGCCCCATTTTCGAAGCGGCATTCTATGGCGTGCCCAGCATCGTTGCAGTCAAAAATCCGTTCAGCGATACCTTGATTCACGGCGAGACCGGTCTGGCGATTTCACCGAAATCGGCAGAAGAAATTGCCAGTGCCATTGAATACTTATTGAATGACCGCGAAAATTGCAAAGTAATGGGTAGTGCGGCAAAAGCGCTCGCACACCAGAATTTTGATGTTGCCAACAACTCCAGAGAGCTGCTTTCCATGTATCGCTCCATTGCTGGCAAGCATGATTAG